From a region of the Drosophila ananassae strain 14024-0371.13 chromosome XL, ASM1763931v2, whole genome shotgun sequence genome:
- the LOC6503683 gene encoding dehydrodolichyl diphosphate synthase complex subunit DHDDS, producing the protein MSWVSDYRYTWLESTTMQVLRACGHIPHHVAFVMDGNRRFARSQQIDKIEGHSRGFAKLADCLRWCLDIGVREVTTFAFSIENFKRSSEEVEGLFNLAREKFARLLEETERLNEHGIRIRIIGNIGLLPQDLQKLVATAMLSTEQNDKLFLNVAFAYTSRDEITQAVETVLRHSSDDLRPEDINERLMEECLYTRHSPPPDLVFRTSGETRLSDFMMWQLSTSVLYFSNVLWPQITFWHFLASILAYQRDRWQLDDFRRSERLQSLQLAKSHDFYSERMQKFLAIIDEDRRKLLVRLAAN; encoded by the exons ATGTCGTGGGTCTCTGACTATCGGTACACCTGGCTGGAATCCACTACGATGCAGGTGCTCCGTGCCTGTGGCCACATTCCGCACCACGTAGCCTTTGTTATGGACGGCAATCGACGATTCGCACGATCACAGCAAATTGATAAGATTGAGGGTCATTCTCGTGGCTTTGCTAAGCTGGCAGATTGCCTCCGCTGGTGCCTGGACATTGGCGTCCGTGAGGTGACCACCTTTGCCTTCAGCATAGAGAACTTTAAGCGCTCCAGCGAAGAGGTTGAAGGTCTCTTTAATTTGGCCCGAGAGAAGTTCGCCCGGCTTCTGGAGGAGACTGAGCGTTTAAATGAGCATGGCATTCGCATTCGTATTATTGGCAACATTGGGCTGCTGCCGCAAGACCTCCAAAAGCTGGTGGCCACAGCGATGCTCAGTACGGAACAGAATGACAAGCTTTTCCTCAACGTGGCCTTTGCATACACGTCGCGGGACGAGATTACCCAGGCGGTGGAAACTGTCCTGCGTCACTCCAGTGATGATCTGCGCCCGGAGGACATCAACGAGCGGTTGATGGAAGAGTGCCTCTACACACGCCATTCCCCGCCTCCGGATCTGGTCTTTCGAACGTCCGGCGAGACCCGATTGAGTGACTTTATGATGTGGCAG CTAAGCACTTCAGTGCTTTACTTCAGCAACGTCCTGTGGCCCCAAATCACGTTTTGGCACTTCCTGGCCAGCATACTAGCCTATCAGCGCGACCGCTGGCAGCTGGACGACTTCAGAAGGTCGGAACGACTGCAAAGTCTACAATTGGCAAAGAGTCACGACTTTTACAGCGAGCGGATGCAGAAATTCCTGGCCATCATAGATGAGGACCGGCGGAAACTTTTGGTGCGACTGGCCGCCAACTAA